The genomic window GCTGTTAATTTTTTAGTCACTTGCGGAATACGCTCAAAACCAGAGGAAATAATTTCAATTTTATTTTCTTCTAAATAGGATTGTATATTACCAAAACTTTCAAATGGTGCGTATATCATAACGCTTGTTACTTCATTTCCATCTTCATCCTCATCAGTATCTTCAAAAATTTCTTCAACACCAAAATCTATAAGCTCTAATTCTAATTCTTCTAAGTCTAAATCATCACCTTTTATTTTAAAATTACAGGTATGATCAAACATAAAAACTACAGAACCTGATGTACCTAAACTTCCATCACATTTATTAAAATAGCTACGAACATTAGCAACGGTACGTGTATTGTTGTCGGTTGCAGTTTCTATTAGTACAGCTATGCCATGTTGTGCATAACCTTCAAAAAGTACTTCCTTATAGTCACCTTGGCTTTTGTCTGATGCACGTTTTATAGCACGCTCAATATTGTCTTTAGGCATGTTTACAGACTTAGCGTTCTGTATTACAGCTCTTAAACGAGAGTTACTGTCTGGATCTGGCCCACCTTCTTTTACTGCCATTACAATGTCTTTACCAATACGAGTAAAGGCCTTACTCATAGCAGACCATCGTTTCATTTTTCTTGCTTTTCTAAACTCAAAAGCTCTTCCCATAGTGTTTAAAATTTATTCGCGTAAAAGTAATTAAATATGTTAATTATTTAAAGTCTATTCTTCAGCTTCTACAATGGCTTCAATAGCCTCTGCTAAATCGAAATCTTTTTGTGTAACTCCACCTGCATCATGTGTAGATAGTGATATGTTTAAAACATTGTACACATTACTCCAATTGGGATGATGATTCAATGCTTCGCACTCAAAAGCAATTCTGCTCATGGCACTAAAGCAATCCTTAAAGTTGTCAAACTCAAGTTCTATATGTATAGCATTATCATAATATTCCCATTCTGGAAAGTGAAGCAATTTCTTTTCAATAGTAGATTCGTCTAGTTTCATGTGTTAATATTTATTTTTTTCAAAGGTCACATGGAACACCCAATTAACATTCTTCTGTGTGTCTATAAATTAGTCATGGGTGTTTCATAAATTGAATTATTAATTACTCGAAATTAATAAAATACAATGTGGTTGTCAAGCTTATTTTGTAAGTTCTTCTAAAACCTTATCACTTGTAATTTGAAGATGCTTAGGTAGTTTGTTAAACTTTGGTAATACAGCGAGATAACGATCGTCATTAGTTGTGTAAACGTGTTTTAATAAGAACTTTTTAGGACTAATTGCTTCTAAAATTTGCTTTACAAATTCATCATGATGTACCAAATCTGTACTCCCTAAATGAAATATTCCATATTTCTCACGGTTGATGATATAATGAATTTGTTGTGTTACTTTTTTGTCTAGTGTAACATTCATTATTAAGTTAGGAAAGATTTCGACCGATTCATTTTCAGAAATAAATAGTTTCATTTCTTGTATTCTCGGACATTGCTGCCCAAAAACCATAGGTAATCTTAACACAGCTACTTGCTTTTTGGGTAAGCGAAGTAGCATGTTTTCAATTTTTATCTTAAAATGTCCGTAAATACTGTGACTTAGCGTTTTATCTAGTTCGTAACTTGGATATTTACTGTAGGCATCAAAAACATTGGCTGAAGAAAGGAAGATTATTTTTGTACCATACTCCAATGCATATTCAGCTATGTGTTGGTGAGCAATGGTCTGAGCATTAAAATCTCCTCTCAAGGCTGAAATTATAATAGTAGGCTTTGTAGCTTCTAAAATTTCATAAACATCATCCTCTTCAACATTATAATGAAAAAATTGCTTATTACTCTCAAATACGTTTTTTGGAGTTCTATAAGTTCCAAAAGTCTTAAAATAAGGGCCCAATTCTTTATAGATCGTGTTACCAAGGTAACCGCTAGCACCAAGAATTAGGATTCTGTGTTTGCTTAAATTCTTCTTCATCAACTCCTTCAACCTATTTAAAACTCACTATCCTTTATAAAATGGAAGCTTTACTACAGTAGCTGGAATAGCCTTTTTACGTACTTGAATATTTATTTTGCTATCAACTGTAGAGAAAACTTTAGGTACATATCCTAGTCCTATACCAATGCCTAAACTTGGGCTCATAGTACCAGATGTTACATTACCAATGATATTACCGTTGTTGTCTACAATATCGTAACCTTGACGAGGAATACCTCTTTCATCTAATTTAAAAGCCACCAATTTACGCTCTGGTGTACGTTCTTTTTCAGCTTGTAAAGCTTCGCTATTTGTAAATTCCTTGTTGAATTTGCACACCCAACTTAAACCTGCTTCAATAGGTGATGTGGTATCGTCGATATCATTTCCATACAAGCAATAACCCATTTCTAGACGAAGCGTATCTCTTGCAGCTAGTCCAATTGGTTTTATACCAAAGTCAGCACCAGCTTCTAATACTTTATCCCAAATTTGTTTTACTTCAGAGTTTTTACAATAAATCTCAAAGCCACCACTACCTGTATAGCCAGTAGCGGAGATGATAACATGCTCTATACCTGCAAAATCACCAACTACAAAATTGTAGAACTTAATCGCAGATAGATCATGACTAGATAATGATTGCATTGCTTCCACAGCTTTTGGGCCTTGTATTGCTAAAAGGGAATAATCTTCACTTAAATCTCGCATATCTGCACCAACATCATTTTTTGATGTTATCCAGTTCCAGTCTTTTTCAATATTGCTGGCATTAACAACAAGCAGATAGGTCTCGTCTTTAACTTTATAAATAATGAGATCATCTACAATTCCTCCATCATCATTTGGTAAACAACTGTATTGTGCTTTTCCTATTTCTAATTTTGACGCGTCATTACTCGATACCTTTTGTATAAGGTCTAATGCATTAGGTCCTTCAATTAAAAACTCTCCCATGTGCGATACATCAAAAACACCAACAGCTTGTCTTACGGTTTCGTGTTCTATATTTACACCTTCGTATTGTACAGGCATGTTGTATCCGGCAAACGGTACCATCTTAGCACCTAAGGCTATATGTGTTTCTGATAAAGCAGTATTTTTCATCAATAATATGTTTTATTTCCTAAATAGGAATTATAGTTAGTTATTTTTAAAGTTGCGCTAAATTAAAGAATTTTTATGGCTTATTACCATAAAAAAAGCCACCTAAATTATGGTGGCTTCTATATGAATTTTTCAATTTTAGAATTGGTATCTAATACCTAGAGCTAAGTCAATACCAACATCATCCCTAAAATCACCAAAACCAAGTTCTGGTCTAATATCTAAGGAAAGTTGTAATGGAATATCAAAGTTGTACTCAATACCTACATCTCCAGCAACGAAAAGAAATGTATCATCAAAGTCTTCTCCACCAGGTACGTCTACACTATAAGATCCAACTCCGCCACCAGCACCTGCATACCAATTAAAACTACCGTCTAGGTGCCAAACCCATTGGTACAAACCAGTAAGTTTAAACCCATCATAGTTATTTCCACTTCTTATACCTAAATCTAGTTCAAGTCTATTGTTTCCTCCAAGTGCTCTTTGGTATGAAATTTCTGCTCCAAATCCATCATCGTCACCAAGTCTAAGACCAATAGCATTGTCTGCAATTTCTTGTGCACTGGCAGCAAAAGTGAAGGTTGCAAAAACGGCAAATAACAAAATTAATTTTTTCATAAAGTTTTTAAGTTTTAGTGTTTATATTTCCAACTATAAGTTGTGTTTTGTATGATTATAACGACAAAAATATGTTAAAATTGAGTGTTAACCATAAGTTTTAAGACAACATTATAATTTGTAGTTCATTACTAAATTACTAAAAATGAAGGATATTTTACATCAAAATTTACTTTCAATAAGTACAAAACTAGAGGGAGAATTGTATTTTGATGATTTAATGCTGAAGCTTTATGCAACTGACGCTTCTGTATATAGAATGTTACCAACAGCTGTTGCTTTCCCAAAGACGATTAAGGATATTAAACTACTGATAGATTTTGCTAAAGAAAATAATACGTCTTTAATTCCTAGAACAGCAGGAACTTCTTTGTCAGGACAAGTAGTAGGAAAAGGAATTGTAGTCGATGTATCCAAATACTTCACCAAAATTATTAAGCTTAATGAGGCCGAAAGAACAATTACTGTTCAGCCTGGTGTGGTTAGAGATCAGTTAAATAATTATCTGGAGCCATACGGATTGTTTTTTGGACCAAACACGTCAACATCAAACCGTTGTATGATTGGTGGAATGGTAGGTAACAATTCTTCTGGCACCACTTCAATTCAGTATGGTGTAACGCGAGATAAAGTAATGAGTTTAAAGACACTTCTAAGCGATGGAAGTGAAGCTGAATTTAAGAGTATATCTAAAGAAGAATTTCAACAAAAAGCAAAACAGCAAACGCTTGAAGGTGATATATACAGAACTATTTATGAAGAATTAAAGACTGAAGCGGTACAGAAACAAATCAAAGAAAACTTCCCAAAAAAAGACATTCATAGACGAAACACAGGTTACGCAATTGATGAATTAATTACATCTGAAGTTTTTACCAATTCAGATGAAAAATTCAACATGTGTAAGTTGTTATCAGGAAGCGAAGGAACGCTTGCTTTTACAACAGAAATAACGCTTCAGTTAGATAAGTTGCCACCTAAATATAGTGCAATGGTAGCTTTTCATTTTGAAAGTATTGCCAATTGCATGAAGGCTGTAAAACCTTTAATGCAACATAATTTGCATACTTGTGAGATGATGGATGATACCATATTAAATCTTACAAAGCATAATAAAACACAACAAGAAAATAGAGCATTTATAGAAGGACATCCTGTTGCTATTTTAATGTGTGAGCTAAAAGCTGAATCAGAAGAACAGTTAGCAGAAGATGTTGCGGCAATCCTTAAAACTTCAGAAAAACTAGGACTAAGTTATGCAGCGCCAATTCTTAAAGGGGACAATATAACCAAAGCATTAGAACTTCGAAAAGCTGGTTTAGGGCTTTTGGGCAATATGATTGGTGATAAAAAAGCAGTGGCTTGTATTGAAGATACTGCTGTGGCTTTAGAAGATTTAGATAATTATATTGAAGAGTTTACAGCACTTATGCATTCGTACAGCCAAAACGCAGTGTATTATGCACATGCTGGTGCTGGCGAGTTGCATCTAAGACCAATTTTAGATTTAAAACAATCTGAAGACGTTAAATTATTTAGGGCCATAACTACAGATGTATCCAAGCTTGTAAAGAAATATCAAGGTTCAATGTCTGGTGAACATGGTGATGGTATTGTGCGTGCAGAATTTATCCCTTTAATGATTGGTGAAGCAAACTATCAATTATTAAAACGTATCAAATCTGCTTTTGATTCTAATAACATTTTTAATCCAGGAAAAATTGTAGATGCATTTCTGATGGATGAAAATCTGAGGTATAAAACAGACAGAGTAGAGCCAGAAATAGAAACGTTTTTAGATTTTTCACAAGCTCAAGGTATTCTTAGAGAAGCAGAAAAATGTAATGGCTCTGGTGATTGCAGAAAACTACCAGAGTTTGGAGGTGTAATGTGTCCGAGTTACAGAGCAACCAGAAATGAAAAGGATACCACAAGAGCACGTGCTAATGCTTTAAGAGAATATTTGACAAATTCAGATAAGCCGAATAAATTCAATCATCAAGAACTA from Winogradskyella sp. MH6 includes these protein-coding regions:
- a CDS encoding YebC/PmpR family DNA-binding transcriptional regulator — protein: MGRAFEFRKARKMKRWSAMSKAFTRIGKDIVMAVKEGGPDPDSNSRLRAVIQNAKSVNMPKDNIERAIKRASDKSQGDYKEVLFEGYAQHGIAVLIETATDNNTRTVANVRSYFNKCDGSLGTSGSVVFMFDHTCNFKIKGDDLDLEELELELIDFGVEEIFEDTDEDEDGNEVTSVMIYAPFESFGNIQSYLEENKIEIISSGFERIPQVTKKLTAEQAEDVEKLLEKLEEDDDVQNVYHTMEESAE
- a CDS encoding 4a-hydroxytetrahydrobiopterin dehydratase gives rise to the protein MKLDESTIEKKLLHFPEWEYYDNAIHIELEFDNFKDCFSAMSRIAFECEALNHHPNWSNVYNVLNISLSTHDAGGVTQKDFDLAEAIEAIVEAEE
- a CDS encoding sugar nucleotide-binding protein, with the translated sequence MKKNLSKHRILILGASGYLGNTIYKELGPYFKTFGTYRTPKNVFESNKQFFHYNVEEDDVYEILEATKPTIIISALRGDFNAQTIAHQHIAEYALEYGTKIIFLSSANVFDAYSKYPSYELDKTLSHSIYGHFKIKIENMLLRLPKKQVAVLRLPMVFGQQCPRIQEMKLFISENESVEIFPNLIMNVTLDKKVTQQIHYIINREKYGIFHLGSTDLVHHDEFVKQILEAISPKKFLLKHVYTTNDDRYLAVLPKFNKLPKHLQITSDKVLEELTK
- the gcvT gene encoding glycine cleavage system aminomethyltransferase GcvT — translated: MKNTALSETHIALGAKMVPFAGYNMPVQYEGVNIEHETVRQAVGVFDVSHMGEFLIEGPNALDLIQKVSSNDASKLEIGKAQYSCLPNDDGGIVDDLIIYKVKDETYLLVVNASNIEKDWNWITSKNDVGADMRDLSEDYSLLAIQGPKAVEAMQSLSSHDLSAIKFYNFVVGDFAGIEHVIISATGYTGSGGFEIYCKNSEVKQIWDKVLEAGADFGIKPIGLAARDTLRLEMGYCLYGNDIDDTTSPIEAGLSWVCKFNKEFTNSEALQAEKERTPERKLVAFKLDERGIPRQGYDIVDNNGNIIGNVTSGTMSPSLGIGIGLGYVPKVFSTVDSKINIQVRKKAIPATVVKLPFYKG
- a CDS encoding porin family protein, with the protein product MKKLILLFAVFATFTFAASAQEIADNAIGLRLGDDDGFGAEISYQRALGGNNRLELDLGIRSGNNYDGFKLTGLYQWVWHLDGSFNWYAGAGGGVGSYSVDVPGGEDFDDTFLFVAGDVGIEYNFDIPLQLSLDIRPELGFGDFRDDVGIDLALGIRYQF
- a CDS encoding FAD-binding and (Fe-S)-binding domain-containing protein → MKDILHQNLLSISTKLEGELYFDDLMLKLYATDASVYRMLPTAVAFPKTIKDIKLLIDFAKENNTSLIPRTAGTSLSGQVVGKGIVVDVSKYFTKIIKLNEAERTITVQPGVVRDQLNNYLEPYGLFFGPNTSTSNRCMIGGMVGNNSSGTTSIQYGVTRDKVMSLKTLLSDGSEAEFKSISKEEFQQKAKQQTLEGDIYRTIYEELKTEAVQKQIKENFPKKDIHRRNTGYAIDELITSEVFTNSDEKFNMCKLLSGSEGTLAFTTEITLQLDKLPPKYSAMVAFHFESIANCMKAVKPLMQHNLHTCEMMDDTILNLTKHNKTQQENRAFIEGHPVAILMCELKAESEEQLAEDVAAILKTSEKLGLSYAAPILKGDNITKALELRKAGLGLLGNMIGDKKAVACIEDTAVALEDLDNYIEEFTALMHSYSQNAVYYAHAGAGELHLRPILDLKQSEDVKLFRAITTDVSKLVKKYQGSMSGEHGDGIVRAEFIPLMIGEANYQLLKRIKSAFDSNNIFNPGKIVDAFLMDENLRYKTDRVEPEIETFLDFSQAQGILREAEKCNGSGDCRKLPEFGGVMCPSYRATRNEKDTTRARANALREYLTNSDKPNKFNHQELKEVFSLCLSCKACASECPSSVDVASLKAEFLYQYQKVNGVTFKDKFFANATKYNKMASRAPGFYNALFKTKFVKGFMNIALGIHPKRSLPEISKSFSSTHFYEDKLVDKNTHKKPIKKVYLFVDEFINYLESSIAKEAKLLLEKLNYRVIIISELESGRSFLSKGFLEEAKAIANKNVSYFKGVVNDDFYLVGIEPSAILTFKDEYVKLADDKKTAKSIADRTFLIEEFIQKEIELGNITSDQFSVESRTIKFHGHCYQKALSNQKASFDVLNLPKNYKVTIIPSGCCGMAGSFGYEKEHYEVSMQIGEQTLFPAIRKASEDVIIAANGTSCRHQIKDGTGRLAKHPVTILREALL